A genomic stretch from Psilocybe cubensis strain MGC-MH-2018 chromosome 1, whole genome shotgun sequence includes:
- a CDS encoding Transcription initiation factor TFIID subunit 3, with protein sequence MNPLFFLVANTARTIPFLKASSPPSLRNSTPISRRRRVPPAIRGTDMTGHTPQSRLSPTESHQLERYILNRLSEQATREQSLVPLVLNMHLCILRSSAVDDGGHPLRAQYGSSAALQQCATPESRSKEAASRKSINHSTSNMQMATPSSPPLDPPPAHSSALSSPFMAKLSIGEKDKASRGTVPPSSSSSSLPVHVDDVFASSQSSLQAATSTSAASTPPPISPVLGVAPNPNPNPTTTTAPTVTAGGEMERIRQSIIADRLAHIQQAEKYRPEYLKRSKRTLAEADPMYLLEDDGASERVLPVGIMESPHKGRRLKLFQETSEESFEESLMAGGYGRYRTADWVRQPQPISLPPSAVAGSSTSIVAILEEAQEAPPSEKELKKRKRLAAFRAEPTQGNSKLCAVELEGKGRVIIDGSAEEHVTPGSPEPVVHATGGKKKTPSRRKKKAAELAAANKKLDAGDAAASAGDVLSQVDKPNWPDSEFPWRLRTEERLEMAKAEEEERLHWIERFLDGDSDEEDEQEGALGVDGDHDGVARPGRGKMVPLTAYPHPTRKDEMIARYPTDPADARAALLAKRSVRALVYRQQRKQREMDDEDDDEVVCICNGRDDGRELVQCDACQMWYHLECIGIRSIAELGKEEDPWFCRRCVSRSRSPSTEPEVATGEPTFVPTDEEHTFRRSSDTPFFQPGPHDSPSWAAMKTPRTPPRQYGRDGGGLSDGHSSWLESSRPGPSTPQHSAASVRIYSSPYGGYMNSDDSPFDPTSTPSRGIKFNAPFTTPKSAWPARAIFQSPTRGSQRGSGNGFGQGYNNGNSSSSRTPLSDGTSHSNYPSSGSGAHGQDYYARQSYDESPVRRGHVYSSSASSVPTFQRRTLHSPPPSSSGPGHGRSRSQYAAGPSPGIGSYLEESPVMRSLGSRLNREPQAYAHDT encoded by the exons ATGAaccctctttttttcttggttGCGAATACAGCGAGGACCATTCCATTTCTGAAGGCCTCCTCCCCGCCTTCTCTGCGAAACAGTACTCCCATCTCCCGACGCCGCAGAG TCCCACCAGCGATCCGCGGTACGGATATGACCGGCCACACTCCCCAGAGTCGCCTATCGCCAACGG AATCGCACCAGCTTGAAcgctacatcctcaaccgCCTTTCAGAACAGGCGACAAGGGAACAGAGCCTTGTGC CGCTTGTCCTGAACATGCATTTATGTATCCTTCGTAGCTCGGCGGTGGACGATGGTGGGCACCCTCTGCGCGCGCAGTACGGCTCTTCTGCTGCTTTGCAACAATGCGCTACCCCGGAATCGAG GTCAAAGGAGGCTGCTTCTCGCAAATCTATTAACCACTCTACATCTAATATGCAAATGGCCACGCCGTCCTCTCCCCCGCTGGACCCACCGCCTGCACATTCGTCCGCGCTCTCCTCGCCGTTCATGGCGAAATTGTCCATTGGGGAGAAGGACAAGGCGTCGAGGGGGACTGTGCCcccgtcgtcctcgtcgtcgtccctCCCCGTACATGTAGATGACGTATTCGCATCGTCGCAGTCGTCCTTGCAGGCGGCGACGTCGACGTCTGCGGCGTCTACGCCTCCTCCTATTTCTCCTGTGCTTGGTGTCGCGCCCAACCCGAACCCCAACCCTACGACAACGACGGCACCTACAGTCACCGCCGGGGGAGAGATGGAGAGGATCCGGCAGTCGATTATAGCTGACAGGCTTGCGCACATCCAACAGGCGGAAAAGTACCGCCCAGAGTATCTTAAGCGGTCCAAGCGCACTCTCGCGGAAGCGGACCCTATGTATTTGTTGGAAGATGACGGCGCGTCTGAGCGCGTCTTGCCTGTTGGCATTATGGAGTCACCGCATAAAGGACGCCGACTGAAGCTGTTCCAGGAAACTTCGGAGGAGAGCTTTGAGGAGAGTCTGATGGCGGGTGGATATGGCCGATAT CGGACTGCCGATTGGGTGCGCCAGCCACAGCCTAtatccctccctccctccgcCGTTGCGGGATCGTCAACGTCGATCGTGGCGATTCTCGAAGAGGCACAGGAGGCTCCTCCATCTGAGAAAGAGCTGAAGAAGCGTAAACGTCTGGCTGCTTTCCGCGCCGAGCCTACCCAGGGTAACTCCAAACTATGCGCCGTCGAGCTCGAAGGCAAAGGGCGCGTGATCATCGACGGGTCGGCTGAAGAGCACGTCACGCCTGGCAGCCCTGAGCCAGTGGTGCATGCCACCGgcgggaagaagaagacgccgAGTCgtaggaagaagaaggcggcCGAGTTGGCGGCGGCGAATAAGAAACTTGATGCGGGCGACGCGGCTGCGTCTGCTGGGGACGTGCTGAGCCAGGTGGATAAGCCCAACTGGCCGGATAGTGAGTTCCCGTGGAGGTTGAGGACGGAGGAGAGGCTGGAGATGGCcaaggcggaggaggaggagcggtTGCATTGGATTGAGCGGTTTTTGGATGGTGattcggatgaggaggacgAGCAGGAGGGTGCGCTTGGAGTGGACGGGGACCATGATGGTGTAGCGCGTCCTGGGCGCGGGAAGATGGTCCCGCTGACCGCGTACCCGCACCCGACGCGTAAAGATGAGATGATTGCGCGCTACCCGACCGACCCCGCCGACGCGCGTGCCGCGCTCTTGGCGAAGCGGAGTGTGCGTGCGCTCGTGTATAGGCAGCAGCGGAAGCAGCGTGAgatggatgatgaggatgatgatgaggtggTGTGTATTTGCAATGGGCGCGACGACGGGCGCGAGCTGGTGCAGTGCGACGCGTGCCAGATGTGGTACCACCTCGAGTGCATCGGTATCCGTAGCATCGCGGAGCTGGGCAAGGAGGAGGACCCGTGGTTCTGCAGAAGGTGTGTGTCGCGCAGCCGCTCGCCGTCGACGGAGCCTGAAGTTGCGACGGGCGAGCCGACGTTTGTGCCGACTGACGAGGAGCACACGTTTCGTCGTTCCTCGGACACGCCGTTTTTTCAGCCTGGGCCGCATGATTCGCCGAGTTGGGCTGCGATGAAGACGCCGAGGACGCCGCCGAGGCAGTATGGACGCGATGGCGGTGGGTTGTCGGATGGGCATTCGTCGTGGTTGGAGTCGTCGAGGCCTGGTCCGTCGACGCCGCAGCACTCTGCGGCGTCGGTGAGGATTTATAGCAGTCCGTATGGCGGGTATATGAATTCAGACGACTCGCCGTTCGACCCGACGTCGACTCCTTCGAGAGGTATCAAGTTCAATGCGCCATTTACGACACCGAAGAGCGCGTGGCCTGCGCGCGCCATTTTCCAGAGTCCGACGCGTGGATCGCAGAGAGGCTCGGGCAACGGGTTTGGTCAGGGTTACAACAATGGCaatagcagcagcagtcggACCCCGCTTTCGGATGGCACTTCGCATTCGAACTACCCCTCGTCTGGCAGTGGTGCGCACGGTCAAGATTATTACGCGCGACAGAGCTATGACGAGTCGCCTGTGAGAAGGGGGCATGTGTattcttcctctgcttcgTCGGTACCGACTTTCCAGCGGCGGACGCTGCATTCGCCTCCGCCTTCTTCGAGCGGCCCTGGGCATGGCAGGTCAAGGAGCCAGTACGCGGCAGGCCCGAGCCCTGGGATTGGTTCGTACCTTGAAGAATCACCTGTTATGCGTTCGCTGGGATCGAGGTTGAACCGGGAACCTCAGGCGTATGCGCATGATACCTAG